The sequence below is a genomic window from Sphingobacterium sp. ML3W.
AATAACGCTATATCCTCTTCTGATGGAACCTGTATTTGTAAACAGTAGGTTACTCCTTCATGTGGAGAATTAAGCATTTCTAAAAAATGAGGATTAAACGTTGTATTGTTTAGAAGATTTTCTTTAATCCAAGAAACTATTTCCTGATGTACAGATTCTTCTGATATGATGGATATGTTATATAAATACATGAGGACAAAAATATAAACTTTAATTGCCTTATTGAAATATAAAATATATATATTGAAATACAATAATTATGAGTTGTTCTTGTAAAATTAAAGTTGCACATGATTTGTTATTGGTAATTAATTTTAATCTTTGATTAGGTTGACGAATGAGGTTTTTTATGCGCGCACACATTATATTTTCTACATTAATTATCATACTATTTCTAGGTATTGGCTGTTCGAGTAATAAAACAGAGCGTATACCTATAGAAAGTTTTTTTTCAAC
It includes:
- a CDS encoding DUF4286 family protein, which codes for MYLYNISIISEESVHQEIVSWIKENLLNNTTFNPHFLEMLNSPHEGVTYCLQIQVPSEEDIALFQQNHLIHLQNEILSKYKDKAFIFDSTMKYL